From a region of the Nothobranchius furzeri strain GRZ-AD chromosome 12, NfurGRZ-RIMD1, whole genome shotgun sequence genome:
- the LOC129161830 gene encoding putative nuclease HARBI1, translating into MPRSTVHDIVHRVTEDVVAILHQVIHLPKTPEEMEVVSRGFAGLARHRAFMKAAGAIDGCHIRIKAPSGPDGQCYRNRKLFPSIILQAVCDHQGCFIDTYVGWPGSVDDSRVLRHSPLYRQSAFPPPGHFILADGGYPCLQHPLPIITPYKRVVQGVGAQRFNSHHSRARCIIERAFGMMKTSFRTIFLKVLEVHHTFVPHVITACTILHNICLSAGDIVVQDDELEDDAPEDEGEAGLEAVSGALWRDQLSAEVSALEEVPPDHNYC; encoded by the exons ATGCCTCGCTCAACTGTCCACGACATCGTCCATCGAGTCACGGAGGATGTGGTCGCAATCCTCCACCAGGTCATTCACCTCCCCAAAACCCCAGAGGAGATGGAGGTTGTGTCTcgtgggtttgctgggctggctcgacacagagctttcatgaaagcagcaggtgcgatcgacggctgtcacattcggatcaaggctccgagcggtcctgatggtcagtgctacagaaacaggaaactgttcccatctatcatcctgcaggcagtttgtgaccatcagggctgctttatcgacacctatgtgggctggcctgggtcggtcgacgactccagggtcctccggcacagcccactgtacaggcagtcagcctttcctcctccagggcacttcatcctcgcggatggagggtacccatgcctccaacatccactccccatcatcaccccctacaaacgggtggttcaaggtgtgggagcccagcgcttcaacagccatcattccagggcacgctgcatcatcgagcgtgcttttggaatgatgaagaccagcttcaggaccatcttcctgaaagtgctggaggtccaccacacctttgtacctcat gtcatcacagcatgcaccatcctgcacaacatctgcctcagtgctggtgacattgtggtgcaggacgatgaactggaggatgatgctccagaagatgagggggaggctggtttggaggcagtcagtggtgccctctggcgggaccaactttctgctgaggtgtctgctctggaggaagtaccaccagatcacaattactgttaa